A single window of Sporosarcina sp. Marseille-Q4943 DNA harbors:
- a CDS encoding molybdenum cofactor biosynthesis protein B, translating to MSHLTEAEKKKTIGIAVLTVSDTREKETDKSGATIIRMAEQAGHHIAGYEICTDEREQIVRNVNRWLGNPAVEAIIITGGSGIGYRDITIETVKPYFTKTIDGFGELFRFLSYTEDVGSKALLSRATAGAIDEKVLFALPGSSKAVELAMEKLILPELHHIVHELTKHRK from the coding sequence TTGTCACATCTAACAGAAGCGGAAAAGAAAAAAACGATTGGGATTGCCGTGTTGACGGTGAGCGATACGCGGGAGAAGGAAACGGATAAGAGCGGGGCGACGATCATCCGGATGGCGGAACAAGCTGGCCATCATATTGCTGGATACGAGATTTGTACTGATGAGCGGGAGCAAATCGTGCGGAACGTGAATCGATGGCTCGGAAATCCGGCTGTCGAGGCGATCATCATAACGGGCGGTTCGGGAATCGGATATAGGGACATCACGATTGAAACCGTAAAGCCGTATTTCACGAAGACGATCGACGGCTTTGGTGAATTGTTCAGGTTCCTCAGCTATACGGAAGATGTCGGGTCGAAGGCGTTGTTGAGCCGGGCAACTGCAGGGGCGATTGATGAAAAGGTATTATTCGCATTGCCGGGTTCTTCTAAAGCAGTGGAATTGGCGATGGAAAAACTGATCCTTCCGGAGCTTCATCATATCGTGCATGAATTGACGAAGCATCGGAAGTGA
- the moaC gene encoding cyclic pyranopterin monophosphate synthase MoaC — MSELTHFNEQGRAKMVDVSDKAVTTRTAIAASSIIVNEAIHSQITEGKNKKGDVFAVAQVAAIMAAKNTSSIIPMCHPLALTGVDVRFEWKIDESEQHYEVLIEAEVKTKGVTGVEMEALMAASAAALTIYDMCKAAGKEMVIGPTMLLKKTGGKNGDFERTVRE; from the coding sequence ATGTCCGAATTGACACACTTCAACGAACAGGGACGTGCCAAGATGGTCGACGTTTCCGACAAGGCGGTGACGACGAGAACCGCAATCGCCGCTTCCTCCATCATCGTGAATGAAGCCATCCACTCGCAAATTACGGAAGGGAAGAATAAAAAAGGGGATGTGTTCGCCGTCGCCCAAGTCGCTGCAATTATGGCCGCCAAGAACACGTCTTCCATCATTCCGATGTGCCATCCCCTTGCCCTTACCGGCGTAGATGTTCGCTTCGAATGGAAAATTGACGAATCTGAGCAGCATTATGAAGTGCTCATCGAAGCCGAAGTAAAGACAAAAGGCGTTACCGGCGTCGAAATGGAAGCATTGATGGCAGCCTCCGCCGCGGCCCTCACCATTTACGACATGTGCAAAGCGGCCGGCAAAGAGATGGTCATCGGCCCGACGATGCTGTTGAAAAAGACGGGCGGGAAGAACGGCGACTTCGAACGGACAGTGCGTGAATGA
- the glp gene encoding gephyrin-like molybdotransferase Glp has protein sequence MVEMRKPIPVAEAVRFVMDHATPIGTEMVSLEVAYGRVLAEPIIAKHDVPPFDRSPYDGFAIRSLDSAGAAGDNRISFSVVGEIGAGHVGEKPIGEKEAYRIMTGAQIPENADAVVMLEQTVETDGGFTLRKSFEAGENISYKGEDAKEGELLIEAGSLIHPGTIALLATFGYAEVKVAKRPVAGILSTGTELLDVADELVPGKIRNSNGPMIRAQLKRMGIDYKSYGMAADDLDACTSIVEKAIEETDLLITTGGVSVGDYDYLPAIYERLGAKVLFNKVAMRPGSVTTVAVLGDKFLFGLSGNPSACFTGFELFTRPAILAMMGGKAPYMPHMTAKLGEDFTKPNPFTRFIRATWKLTTDGVIAVPAGFNKSNAVSSIARGNCLIVLPSGTRGYVEGDKVDILLVGSEQGVSEWTL, from the coding sequence ATGGTGGAAATGAGAAAACCGATCCCTGTCGCAGAGGCGGTCCGGTTCGTGATGGACCATGCCACGCCGATCGGGACGGAAATGGTCAGCTTAGAGGTTGCTTACGGAAGAGTGTTGGCTGAACCGATCATCGCAAAGCACGATGTACCGCCTTTTGATCGATCGCCTTATGACGGATTCGCGATACGGTCGCTCGATTCTGCAGGTGCAGCGGGCGACAACCGGATTTCTTTCTCAGTCGTCGGGGAAATCGGTGCGGGTCATGTCGGAGAGAAGCCGATCGGTGAAAAGGAAGCATATCGGATTATGACAGGCGCGCAAATTCCGGAAAACGCGGATGCGGTCGTCATGCTCGAACAGACGGTCGAAACGGACGGCGGCTTCACGTTGCGCAAGTCCTTTGAAGCGGGAGAGAACATTTCATACAAAGGCGAGGACGCGAAGGAAGGGGAACTGCTTATCGAAGCGGGCTCACTCATCCACCCAGGAACCATCGCTTTGCTCGCAACATTCGGCTATGCGGAAGTGAAGGTCGCAAAACGGCCAGTTGCCGGGATTTTATCGACGGGTACGGAGTTGCTCGATGTGGCGGATGAACTCGTACCGGGCAAAATCCGAAATTCGAACGGCCCGATGATTCGCGCGCAATTGAAGCGGATGGGCATTGACTATAAGTCATACGGCATGGCGGCGGACGATCTGGATGCTTGCACATCAATTGTTGAAAAGGCGATTGAAGAGACAGATCTCCTTATTACTACGGGCGGCGTATCCGTTGGGGATTATGATTATTTGCCTGCGATTTACGAGCGGCTCGGCGCGAAGGTTTTATTCAACAAAGTGGCGATGCGCCCCGGCAGTGTGACGACTGTTGCGGTTCTCGGAGACAAGTTCTTATTCGGTCTTTCCGGCAATCCTTCCGCCTGCTTCACAGGGTTCGAACTGTTTACAAGACCCGCAATCCTTGCGATGATGGGGGGAAAAGCCCCTTATATGCCGCACATGACCGCAAAACTCGGCGAAGATTTCACGAAGCCGAATCCGTTCACACGTTTCATCCGCGCGACGTGGAAGTTGACGACGGACGGGGTAATCGCCGTGCCTGCAGGATTCAATAAATCGAATGCGGTATCGTCGATCGCACGCGGGAATTGCCTAATCGTCTTGCCGAGCGGGACGAGGGGTTACGTCGAGGGTGATAAAGTCGATATCCTGTTAGTCGGCAGTGAGCAAGGCGTCAGCGAGTGGACGTTGTGA
- the mobB gene encoding molybdopterin-guanine dinucleotide biosynthesis protein B, whose translation MDVVKTLHVVGYKNSGKTTLVSRWVRLLKENNLSVAVLKHHGHGGKPDLGESSTDTSQFLVNGADTTLVAGGGAVQFIWNEEPEFARLKEMASIGNPDVLLIEGYKGETGDKVVLLRNLEDWDTLCQLGGRLLVIGCPEIETNCCHIHSREEEERIDEWFLHWIGKGDGDETI comes from the coding sequence GTGGACGTTGTGAAGACATTGCATGTCGTCGGCTATAAAAATAGCGGCAAGACAACGTTGGTTTCGAGATGGGTCCGTTTATTGAAAGAAAACAATCTGTCGGTTGCTGTGCTGAAGCATCATGGGCATGGCGGGAAGCCGGACTTGGGCGAATCCTCGACAGATACGTCGCAATTTTTGGTAAATGGTGCGGATACAACGCTCGTTGCGGGCGGCGGAGCGGTTCAATTCATTTGGAATGAAGAGCCGGAGTTCGCTAGACTGAAAGAAATGGCATCGATCGGCAATCCGGATGTGTTGTTGATTGAAGGGTATAAAGGTGAGACAGGGGATAAAGTCGTTTTGCTAAGAAACTTGGAAGACTGGGACACATTGTGTCAATTGGGAGGTAGGCTGCTCGTCATCGGGTGTCCTGAAATTGAGACGAATTGCTGTCATATTCATTCCCGTGAGGAAGAAGAGCGGATAGACGAATGGTTTTTGCACTGGATTGGAAAGGGAGATGGCGATGAAACAATATGA
- a CDS encoding molybdenum cofactor biosynthesis protein MoaE, with amino-acid sequence MKQYEIVETPIEVQKYMDYVLHPSAGAVTVFTGNVREWTNGVKTLYLSYEAYVPMAEKKMAEIGAEMKAKWPGIRVAMAHRIGELQISDIAVVIAVSSPHRKAAYEANEYAIDRIKEVVPIWKKEIWEDGEEWIGAQKKYPAKGVEQT; translated from the coding sequence ATGAAACAATATGAAATCGTTGAAACACCGATAGAGGTTCAAAAATATATGGATTATGTGCTTCATCCCTCAGCCGGCGCTGTTACGGTTTTCACGGGCAATGTGCGGGAGTGGACGAATGGAGTGAAGACTCTCTATCTCTCCTACGAAGCGTACGTCCCGATGGCGGAAAAGAAGATGGCGGAAATCGGAGCGGAGATGAAAGCGAAGTGGCCGGGGATCCGCGTCGCGATGGCTCACCGGATCGGGGAGCTGCAAATTTCGGATATTGCCGTCGTCATAGCGGTCTCTTCGCCGCACCGGAAAGCGGCTTACGAGGCGAATGAATACGCCATCGACCGTATTAAAGAAGTCGTGCCCATCTGGAAGAAGGAAATTTGGGAAGACGGGGAAGAGTGGATCGGTGCTCAGAAGAAATATCCTGCAAAGGGGGTTGAACAGACATGA
- the moaD gene encoding molybdopterin converting factor subunit 1 — translation MIKVNYFARLRELTGKGEETLNRDSMTVAELLDWAEESYPGFGADNVQVAVNEEYALKDDVIKSGDVCAFIPPVSGG, via the coding sequence ATGATCAAAGTGAATTATTTTGCGAGATTGCGTGAGTTGACTGGAAAAGGGGAAGAGACGCTTAACCGCGATTCGATGACGGTCGCTGAACTGCTTGATTGGGCAGAGGAATCGTACCCGGGATTCGGTGCGGACAATGTGCAAGTGGCGGTGAATGAAGAGTACGCGTTGAAAGACGACGTCATCAAGTCGGGTGATGTGTGTGCTTTCATTCCTCCAGTGAGCGGTGGCTGA
- a CDS encoding molybdenum cofactor guanylyltransferase, whose product MKTAGIVLAGGLSSRFGSPKAFAEWEGRLFYQWSLAALSPYCEEIVIVTRPELVGRFPGDLQVTTDVETFAGQGPIAGILSGMEKLRANRYIVLPCDMPFMTADVVGRLLECHSSGVTAVVLDGKYHPLVSVWDGITCPDLKKALENGKRRVMDVQEKHGVRWIEGELLTEDDAHRIFMNANTPDILERS is encoded by the coding sequence ATGAAGACGGCAGGGATTGTACTTGCTGGCGGATTATCGAGCCGATTCGGTTCCCCGAAGGCGTTTGCCGAATGGGAAGGGCGCCTTTTCTATCAATGGTCGCTTGCAGCTTTATCGCCATACTGCGAAGAAATCGTCATCGTGACGCGTCCCGAATTGGTTGGACGGTTTCCAGGGGATTTGCAAGTGACGACTGATGTGGAGACGTTTGCAGGGCAAGGGCCGATTGCAGGGATTTTGTCCGGAATGGAAAAATTACGCGCCAATCGCTATATCGTCCTTCCTTGTGATATGCCCTTTATGACAGCCGATGTTGTAGGGCGTTTGCTCGAATGCCATAGTTCGGGGGTGACCGCTGTCGTTTTGGACGGGAAATACCATCCGCTCGTCTCGGTGTGGGATGGGATTACGTGCCCGGATTTGAAAAAAGCGCTTGAGAACGGCAAGCGGCGGGTCATGGATGTTCAGGAGAAACATGGCGTTCGGTGGATTGAAGGGGAATTGCTGACGGAAGATGACGCCCATCGGATATTCATGAATGCGAATACTCCGGATATCCTGGAAAGGAGTTGA
- the moaA gene encoding GTP 3',8-cyclase MoaA: protein MNPIVDKLGRPIRDLRISVTDRCNFRCTYCMPKEVFGDDYVFLPKKELLSFEEMERFAKLFASFGVKKLRLTGGEPLMRRGLPDLIAKLTKIERIEDIGLTTNGVLLGQYAQPLYDAGLRRLNMSLDALDPVIFGEMNGRGIKPDLILSNIDRAKDIGFTIKVNMVVKKGVNESEILPMAAYFKERGITLRFIEFMDVGNDNGWSFDSVVTKKEIYEMLRKEYELEPTEEDYYGEVAKRYRYADTDAEVGFITSVSESFCSTCTRARLSSDGKLYTCLFASSGFDLRELIRSGMSDEELRDAIVGVWERRADRYSDERTEQTVKNRKKIDMSYIGG, encoded by the coding sequence GTGAATCCGATTGTAGATAAATTAGGCCGCCCGATCCGGGATTTGCGGATTTCGGTGACGGATCGCTGTAATTTCCGTTGTACGTATTGCATGCCGAAGGAGGTTTTCGGCGATGACTATGTGTTTTTGCCGAAAAAAGAGCTTCTATCGTTTGAAGAGATGGAGCGGTTTGCGAAGCTGTTTGCGTCTTTCGGCGTGAAAAAGCTTCGTCTGACGGGCGGCGAGCCGCTCATGCGCAGAGGCCTTCCAGATTTGATTGCGAAGCTGACGAAGATTGAAAGGATCGAGGATATCGGACTAACGACGAACGGCGTGCTGCTCGGGCAATATGCACAGCCGCTGTACGATGCGGGTCTCCGTCGCCTCAACATGAGCCTCGATGCGCTCGATCCCGTCATTTTTGGTGAAATGAACGGACGCGGAATCAAACCCGATCTCATCCTTTCCAATATCGACCGGGCAAAGGACATCGGCTTTACGATTAAAGTGAATATGGTCGTGAAAAAAGGCGTCAATGAAAGCGAAATCCTTCCGATGGCGGCGTATTTCAAGGAGCGAGGCATTACATTGCGTTTCATCGAGTTCATGGACGTCGGCAATGACAACGGCTGGAGCTTCGACAGTGTTGTCACGAAGAAGGAAATCTATGAAATGCTGCGTAAGGAATACGAGTTGGAGCCGACCGAAGAGGACTATTACGGCGAAGTGGCGAAGCGGTACCGTTATGCGGACACTGATGCGGAAGTCGGTTTCATCACATCGGTTTCGGAATCGTTCTGCTCGACTTGTACGCGCGCGAGACTGTCGTCGGATGGCAAGCTGTATACATGCTTGTTCGCTTCATCCGGATTCGATTTACGGGAGTTGATCCGCAGCGGCATGTCGGATGAAGAGCTGCGGGACGCAATCGTCGGCGTGTGGGAACGTAGGGCGGACCGCTATTCCGACGAGCGGACGGAACAGACGGTGAAAAACAGGAAGAAGATCGATATGAGTTATATTGGTGGATGA
- a CDS encoding D-glycerate dehydrogenase, with product MKPSVFITRKLPDEVVAPLKEKFTVRMWDSEEVAVTKAVLREEIAQVDALWTMLSDVIDRDMLESATNLKVISNMAVGFNNIDTEAAKEKGIIVTNTPDVLTETTADLAFGLLLATARQFNSAEKELRQGGWLSWTPMGFTGMDVHGTTIGIIGMGRIGEAVARRANGFNMDVLYHNRNRKLDVEKDYRAEFVELDDLLKRSDHVVILAPFTEETKGMIGERELSLMKKTATLISVSRGGIVDEVALYDALKNEKIFAAGLDVYETEPVPIRHPLLTLPNVTAVPHIGSASMRTRKAMMALNAQAIFDVLEGNEPKNRVN from the coding sequence ATGAAACCGAGTGTGTTTATTACGAGAAAACTGCCGGATGAAGTAGTTGCGCCGCTTAAAGAAAAGTTTACTGTCCGGATGTGGGATTCGGAAGAGGTGGCGGTGACAAAAGCGGTTTTGAGGGAAGAAATTGCGCAAGTCGACGCGCTTTGGACGATGCTATCCGATGTGATTGACAGGGACATGCTGGAAAGTGCGACGAATTTGAAAGTGATTTCGAATATGGCGGTCGGCTTCAACAATATCGATACGGAAGCGGCGAAGGAGAAAGGCATCATCGTGACGAATACGCCCGATGTGCTGACGGAAACGACGGCGGATCTCGCGTTCGGACTACTACTTGCGACAGCGCGCCAGTTCAACTCCGCTGAAAAGGAGTTACGTCAAGGTGGCTGGCTGTCGTGGACGCCGATGGGGTTCACCGGAATGGATGTGCACGGGACGACGATCGGCATCATCGGTATGGGCCGGATCGGTGAGGCGGTGGCGCGCAGGGCGAATGGGTTTAACATGGATGTGCTCTACCATAACCGCAACCGGAAACTCGATGTGGAAAAAGATTACCGAGCCGAATTCGTTGAACTGGACGACCTCTTGAAACGCTCCGACCATGTGGTCATCCTCGCCCCGTTCACGGAAGAGACAAAAGGGATGATCGGTGAACGGGAGCTGTCGCTCATGAAGAAAACGGCGACCCTCATCAGCGTGTCACGCGGAGGCATCGTCGATGAAGTGGCTTTATATGACGCGTTGAAAAATGAAAAAATCTTTGCGGCCGGACTCGACGTTTATGAAACGGAACCGGTTCCGATCCGCCATCCATTGCTCACGTTGCCAAACGTCACAGCGGTTCCGCATATCGGCAGCGCAAGCATGCGGACGAGGAAGGCGATGATGGCATTGAACGCACAGGCGATCTTTGATGTTTTGGAGGGAAATGAACCGAAGAACCGGGTAAATTGA
- a CDS encoding carbon starvation protein A yields MSAIIVAVAGMIVFALGYRFYSKFVAEKIFRLDPNYVTPAHRYKDGVDFVPTNKLVLWGHHFTSVAGAAPIVGPAIAVYWGWLPAVIWVVLGTVFAAGVHDFGTLVLSVRHKGQSVGTLANRLIGQRAKILFLFIILILVLMVNAVFAWVIANLFIKFPASVFPVFIQIPLAIWIGTAVYKRQKKLLVPSLIALAVMYIAAVVSSKVGFLQIDLVKYMGGAEGAGLFGLGAVSTAFFIWIVILMVYVYFASTLPVWQLLQPRDFINSHQLVVGLGILYLGLLFANPTITAPMTNATSDVSWFPLLFITIACGAISGFHGLVSSGTSSKQLNKETDARFVGYLGAVGEGILALVSIIAVITFFPNKDAFLATYSSFGAANGSGLTVFVQGASKLATSLYIPAEVATTIVSIIVISFAATTLDTSVRLMRYIIAELGMEYNMPKLSKKHVATSVAVLSSAALVLLPEGPNGFGSGGYLLWPLFGTANQLLAGISLLLIAVWLKRLGRNNLVVVIPMIFLLFMTLLAMFKQVVYEWSWFGSSSNWLLFIFGAIIFVFAVWIILTAFSALSGKNNQQISTDLEE; encoded by the coding sequence TTGAGTGCAATTATTGTTGCAGTGGCAGGGATGATTGTTTTTGCGTTGGGTTATCGATTTTATTCAAAATTTGTCGCTGAAAAGATCTTCAGATTAGATCCGAATTATGTGACGCCAGCGCATCGGTACAAAGATGGGGTCGACTTTGTGCCGACGAATAAGCTTGTCCTTTGGGGACATCATTTCACATCGGTCGCAGGCGCAGCGCCGATAGTGGGACCTGCAATTGCCGTCTATTGGGGCTGGTTGCCGGCTGTGATATGGGTCGTTCTGGGAACTGTATTCGCTGCTGGCGTCCATGACTTCGGAACTTTGGTGTTATCCGTTCGCCATAAAGGCCAATCGGTTGGTACGTTAGCGAACCGCCTCATTGGACAACGGGCAAAAATTCTGTTCTTGTTCATTATCCTCATTTTAGTGTTGATGGTGAATGCGGTATTTGCTTGGGTCATCGCTAATTTGTTCATTAAATTCCCAGCAAGCGTTTTCCCGGTTTTCATTCAAATTCCTCTGGCGATTTGGATTGGCACAGCCGTTTATAAGCGGCAGAAAAAGTTGCTTGTACCTTCGCTCATCGCTTTGGCTGTTATGTATATAGCGGCAGTTGTTTCCAGTAAAGTGGGTTTCTTGCAGATTGATCTTGTGAAGTACATGGGCGGGGCGGAAGGAGCCGGTCTGTTCGGACTTGGTGCTGTATCAACGGCCTTCTTCATTTGGATTGTCATTCTGATGGTATATGTCTATTTCGCTTCCACACTGCCGGTTTGGCAACTGTTGCAGCCGCGTGATTTCATCAATTCACACCAATTGGTAGTCGGACTTGGCATTCTCTACTTAGGCTTACTTTTCGCAAATCCTACGATCACGGCTCCAATGACGAATGCAACATCTGACGTATCGTGGTTCCCGCTTCTTTTCATTACAATTGCATGCGGAGCGATATCAGGCTTCCACGGACTCGTTTCGTCAGGAACTTCATCGAAGCAGTTGAATAAAGAGACGGATGCGCGATTTGTCGGCTATCTTGGAGCAGTCGGCGAGGGTATTTTAGCACTTGTCTCCATCATTGCGGTCATCACCTTCTTCCCGAATAAAGATGCATTCCTTGCAACCTACAGCAGTTTCGGTGCGGCAAATGGCTCCGGTTTGACTGTTTTCGTACAAGGGGCAAGTAAATTGGCGACAAGTTTGTATATACCAGCTGAAGTGGCAACGACGATCGTATCGATCATTGTCATTAGCTTCGCCGCAACAACATTGGATACTTCAGTCCGGTTAATGCGATACATCATTGCGGAATTGGGCATGGAATACAACATGCCTAAGCTGTCAAAGAAGCATGTGGCGACATCGGTTGCAGTATTATCAAGTGCCGCGCTTGTGCTTTTGCCGGAAGGACCGAATGGATTCGGATCGGGCGGATATTTGCTCTGGCCTTTGTTCGGAACTGCGAATCAATTGTTGGCAGGCATCAGTTTACTGCTGATCGCAGTTTGGCTCAAGCGGCTTGGAAGGAATAATCTGGTGGTCGTCATTCCGATGATCTTCCTGCTATTCATGACACTGTTGGCGATGTTTAAGCAAGTGGTCTATGAATGGTCATGGTTCGGGTCAAGCTCGAACTGGCTGCTTTTCATTTTTGGCGCAATCATTTTCGTCTTTGCGGTTTGGATCATATTGACTGCATTCTCCGCCTTGTCCGGCAAAAATAATCAGCAGATTTCAACGGACTTGGAAGAGTAG
- a CDS encoding cory-CC-star protein has product MIDALKKLISYYEEVISLPHRREIASELRDEEDLFFLLLYSEMIGIPNPAYYYTLELYPHMIEKFHEWHLRMGMEKSPMHGIRCC; this is encoded by the coding sequence ATGATTGATGCCCTGAAAAAGCTGATTTCGTACTACGAAGAAGTCATAAGTTTGCCCCACCGCAGGGAAATTGCTTCAGAGTTGAGGGATGAGGAGGATCTCTTTTTCCTCCTCCTATATTCCGAAATGATCGGCATTCCGAATCCGGCGTATTATTACACATTGGAACTCTATCCGCATATGATCGAAAAATTCCACGAATGGCATTTGCGCATGGGCATGGAGAAGTCTCCGATGCATGGCATCCGCTGTTGCTGA
- a CDS encoding ArsA family ATPase produces the protein MDVLTKQIIFVGGKGGVGKSTTAAAIAHRLSASGNRTLLVSTDPAHNVGDIFGRTIGGKPVEVADRLVALEIDPQLETERYITGVKDNIKGVVHSSMMEEVHRQLDTAKASPGADEAALFDKLVTIILEEREHFDKIVFDTAPTGHTIRLLSLPDLMGVWIHGLLEKRKKANVNYSRLLNDGEPVEDPIFEVLSERQQRFTRVRELLMDQQTTGFIFVMNPERLPILETEKAIHLLNRHSLQVKSIVVNKMLPAQVEGEFWTERKEHERKYVKMIERTFKNQDILYVPLFQRDITSFEDLAQFSEQLA, from the coding sequence ATGGACGTATTGACGAAACAAATCATTTTTGTTGGCGGAAAGGGCGGAGTGGGCAAATCGACAACAGCTGCGGCCATTGCACACCGCTTATCCGCATCCGGGAACCGCACACTTTTAGTATCAACGGATCCAGCCCATAATGTCGGTGACATATTCGGCAGAACGATCGGCGGCAAGCCGGTCGAGGTGGCGGATCGGTTAGTGGCACTGGAAATCGATCCCCAGCTTGAGACGGAACGGTATATTACTGGGGTGAAGGACAATATTAAGGGTGTCGTCCATTCCAGTATGATGGAGGAAGTGCATCGCCAGTTGGACACGGCAAAAGCATCGCCAGGAGCGGACGAGGCGGCCCTTTTCGATAAACTGGTCACGATTATTTTGGAGGAACGCGAACATTTTGACAAAATTGTGTTCGACACTGCGCCAACTGGCCATACAATCCGCTTGCTGTCGCTTCCTGACCTGATGGGTGTGTGGATTCATGGCTTGTTGGAAAAACGAAAAAAGGCGAATGTTAATTACTCGCGTCTGCTTAATGACGGTGAGCCGGTGGAAGATCCGATTTTTGAAGTGTTATCAGAGAGGCAGCAACGCTTTACCCGAGTCCGTGAACTATTAATGGATCAGCAGACGACAGGTTTTATTTTCGTTATGAACCCGGAACGGCTGCCAATCTTGGAAACGGAAAAAGCGATCCATTTGTTGAACCGGCATTCACTTCAAGTGAAGTCGATTGTCGTCAATAAGATGCTCCCAGCACAGGTCGAGGGTGAGTTTTGGACTGAACGGAAAGAGCATGAGCGGAAATATGTAAAGATGATAGAGAGGACGTTCAAGAACCAAGACATCCTTTATGTCCCCCTTTTTCAGAGAGATATTACTAGCTTTGAGGACTTGGCTCAGTTTAGTGAACAATTAGCGTAA
- the hutG gene encoding formimidoylglutamase — translation MNESIWTGRIDDAVNRTAFRYHQVVETVDIRAAKDGCVIIGFECEEGVRRNKGRLGAKIAPDALRTGLANLPWRFEETARLFDVGNVACTGEELETAQQELGKAVGILLSNGATPIILGGGHETLYGHYLGVREFLGPDASLGIVNIDAHFDLRPYDEQPSSGTMFRQILESDANASYFVAGIQRYGNTQELFDRADLLGVTYVYEDEMIPGQLEKLMDSLEAFMDKHDAVMLTLCTDVLNAAFAPGVSAPSPFGIEPSTVRAIIQKVTGHAKTHSFDICEVNPALDEDGKTVKLGAYFVNEAIAGFMKN, via the coding sequence ATGAATGAATCCATTTGGACAGGAAGGATCGACGATGCCGTAAATCGCACAGCTTTCCGTTATCATCAGGTTGTCGAAACAGTAGATATACGGGCGGCGAAGGACGGATGCGTAATCATAGGATTTGAATGTGAGGAAGGCGTCCGGCGGAATAAAGGGCGGCTCGGCGCGAAAATAGCACCGGATGCATTGCGCACCGGGCTAGCAAATCTGCCGTGGAGGTTCGAGGAAACAGCTCGGCTATTCGACGTCGGCAATGTTGCTTGTACAGGCGAAGAGTTGGAAACTGCCCAGCAAGAACTCGGAAAAGCGGTAGGAATTCTGCTTTCAAACGGTGCAACGCCGATCATTCTCGGAGGCGGGCATGAAACGCTGTACGGCCATTATCTCGGCGTGCGTGAATTTTTAGGCCCGGACGCCTCTCTCGGCATCGTCAACATCGATGCCCATTTCGATTTGCGTCCTTACGACGAACAGCCTTCTTCGGGCACAATGTTCAGGCAGATTTTGGAGAGTGATGCGAATGCGAGCTATTTCGTCGCGGGCATCCAGCGGTACGGGAATACGCAGGAACTGTTCGACCGCGCAGATCTGCTTGGCGTTACATACGTGTATGAGGATGAAATGATTCCCGGCCAGCTCGAAAAGCTGATGGATTCATTGGAAGCCTTCATGGACAAGCATGATGCTGTGATGCTGACTTTGTGTACTGACGTCTTGAACGCGGCGTTTGCCCCTGGTGTAAGCGCGCCTTCCCCGTTCGGAATTGAGCCGTCGACCGTGCGTGCGATTATCCAGAAGGTCACAGGACATGCGAAGACGCATTCCTTCGACATTTGCGAAGTGAATCCCGCATTGGACGAAGATGGGAAAACCGTGAAGCTCGGCGCTTATTTTGTGAATGAAGCGATTGCGGGGTTCATGAAAAATTAA